The Solanum lycopersicum chromosome 9, SLM_r2.1 genome window below encodes:
- the LOC138338431 gene encoding uncharacterized protein: MTTLFHDMIHKKIEVYMDDVIIKSKESLNHLEDLRKLFARLRKYNLKLNPAKCVFGVPAGKLLGFIVSRRGIELDPSKIKAIRDLPPPKSKKEVMSFLGRLNYISRFIAQSTVICEPIFKLLKKDTAVKWTSKCQQAFHKIKEYLSNPPAFHKIKEYLSNPPVLVPPESGRPLLLYISVLDNAFSCILGQHDETGRKEQAIYYMSKKFTSCEARYSLLERKLAKWQILLSEFDIVYVTQKAVKAQALADHMAENPVDDDYRPLKTYFPDEEVAFVEEDISEEYDGWRMFFDGAKNLNGSGIGAVLFSPTGQHYPLSAKLRFLCSNNMAEYEACIVGLRREIDLDVQEMLIIGDSDLLIHQVRDALATLSSMIRHPDQNYIDPIHIHIHEQPAYCFHVEEEADGKPWYDDIRGYLKSGEYKDATNENSRFGAAKMRRSKRGSQAGRRDTCRHLWPSHEQFYISKEDSEIRILLANYGDRLHSLHPEMSLMPQMNGYVEAANKNIKRILRKMIDNYKHWQEKLPFVLLGYRTTIRYLTGATPYFLVYGTETVKPAKVEIPSLRIIQEAKLSYADWIQGQAENLALIYGRRINAICHGQLYQNRMARAFNKKVKPRHFSPGQQVLKRIFLNQDEAKGKFSPNWQGPYIVSRVLTGGALILAEMDREVWPKPINSDSVKKYYI; the protein is encoded by the exons ATGACTACTTTGTTTCATGACATGATCCATAAGAAAATTGAAGTTTATATGGATGATGTCATCATTAAATCAAAGGAAAGTTTAAATCATCTGGAGGACTTACGGAAATTGTTTGCCAGGCTACGCAAGTACAATCTGAAACTGAATCCGGCAAAATGTGTCTTTGGTGTGCCTGCTGGAAAGCTGTTAGGTTTCATTGTCAGCCGTCGAGGTATAGAATTGGACCCATCGAAGATCAAAGCCATTCGTGACCTTCCCCCgccaaagagcaagaaggaggtaatgagtttcttagggcGACTTAACTACATTAGTCGTTTCATAGCTCAGTCTACTGTCATCTGTGAACCTATCTTCAAGCTGTTGAAAAAGGACACTGCGGTGAAATGGACAAGCAAATGTCAACAGGCATTTCACAAGATCAAAGAATATCTATCCAATCCTCCGGCATTTCACAAGATCAAAGAATATCTATCCAATCCTCCTGTGTTGGTTCCACCGGAGTCAGGTAGACCATTACTTTTGTATATTTCAGTATTGGATAATGCTTTCAGTTGCATCTTGGGACAACACGATGAAACGGGGAGGAAGGAGCAGGCAATATATTATATGAGCAAGAAGTTCACATCGTGCGAAGCCCGATACTCTTTATTAGAGC GTAAACTGGCAAAATGGCAGATATTGTTAAGCGAGTTTGACATAGTGTATGTCACGCAAAAAGCAGTAAAAGCACAGGCATTAGCAGACCACATGGCAGAGAATCCCGTGGACGATGATTACAGGCCATTGAAGACCTACTTCCCAGATGAAGAGGTGGCCTTTGTGGAAGAGGACATTTCTGAAGAATATGATGGATGGAGAATGTTCTTTGATGGAGCTAAAAATCTGAATGGATCCGGCATCGGGGCTGTTTTGTTCTCACCCACCGGGCAACATTACCCACTATCAGCAAAACTCAGATTCCTTTGCTCAAATAATATGGCCGAATACGAAGCCTGCATAGTAGGTCTCCGACGGGAGATTGACTTGGATGTCCAGGAAATGCTAATAATAGGGGATTCAGACCTATTGATCCATCAGGTTCGAG ACGCCTTAGCCACTCTGTCTTCTATGATTCGACACCCTGATCAAAATTACATCGATCCTATTCACATTCACATACATGAACAACCAGCTTATTGtttccatgttgaggaagagGCTGATGGAAAGCCCTGGTACGATGACATTAGAGGATATTTGAAGAGTGGTGAATACAAAGATGCAACAAAT GAGAACTCCCGATTTGGGGCTGCTAAGATGCGTCGAAGCAAGAGAGGCTCGCAGGCTGGTCGAAGAGATACATGCAGGCACCTGTGGCCCTCACATGAACAGTTTTACATTAGCAAAGAAGATTCTGAGATCAGGATATTATTGGCTAACTATGGAGACAGACTGCATTCGCTACATCCAGAAATGTCGTTAAT GCCACAGATGAACGGGTATGTTGAGGCAGcaaacaaaaacatcaaaaggaTATTGCGCAAGATGATCGATAATTACAAACACTGGCAGGAAAAGCTACCTTTCGTATTGCTGGGGTATCGTACCACAATCAGATATTTAACAGGGGCCACACCTTACTTCTTAGTATACGGCACTGAAACTGTGAAACCCGCCAAAGTAGAGATACCTTCCCtaaggatcatccaagaagcaaAGTTAAGTTATGCTGACTGGATACAAGGTCAGGCAGAGAATTTGGCATTAATATATGGAAGAAGAATTAACGCCATTTGTCATGGTCAGCTCTATCAGAATAGAATGGCCAGAGCATTCAACAAGAAGGTTAAACCCAGACATTTCTCACCTGGGCAACAGGTTTTGAAGCGTATTTTCCTAAATCAAGATGAGGCAAAGGGTAAATTTTCACCAAACTGGCAAGGTCCGTACATAGTCTCTCGAGTACTGACAGGCGGGGCCCTCATACTTGCAGAAATGGATAGAGAAGTTTGGCCGAAACCTATCAATTCAGATTCTGTGAAAAAGTATTACATCTAG